A genome region from Streptomyces sp. ITFR-16 includes the following:
- a CDS encoding dTDP-4-dehydrorhamnose 3,5-epimerase: MAIEEMKVRDAFRITPSQLSDNRGHFFEAWRLSELTEATGQTFSVGQVNYSVSKRNTLRGIHGTTLPPGQAKLVTCVRGAALDVVVDLRVGSPTFGMYDTTLQEAGSGIGVYLADGLGHAFLALTDDTCMNYLCTEEYVPGTMVDIQALDPALGIPWNTAEPFIRSEKDAAAPTLSEAVAKGLLPTYEQARASYVPAGKATV; this comes from the coding sequence ATGGCTATCGAGGAGATGAAGGTCCGCGACGCCTTCCGCATCACGCCGTCGCAGCTGTCGGACAACCGGGGCCACTTCTTCGAGGCGTGGCGGCTGAGCGAGCTGACCGAGGCCACCGGCCAGACGTTCTCGGTGGGCCAGGTCAACTACTCGGTGTCCAAGCGGAACACACTGCGCGGCATCCACGGCACGACGCTGCCGCCGGGCCAGGCCAAGCTGGTGACCTGCGTCCGCGGCGCGGCCCTGGACGTCGTGGTCGACCTGCGGGTCGGCTCGCCGACCTTCGGGATGTACGACACCACGCTGCAGGAGGCGGGCTCGGGCATCGGCGTCTACCTCGCCGACGGCCTGGGCCACGCCTTCCTCGCCCTCACCGACGACACCTGCATGAACTACCTCTGCACCGAGGAGTACGTGCCCGGCACGATGGTCGACATCCAGGCGCTCGACCCCGCGCTCGGCATCCCGTGGAATACCGCGGAGCCCTTCATCAGGTCCGAGAAGGACGCGGCCGCCCCGACCCTGTCGGAGGCGGTCGCCAAGGGCCTGCTGCCCACCTACGAGCAGGCCCGCGCCTCGTACGTACCCGCCGGAAAGGCCACCGTATGA
- a CDS encoding DHA2 family efflux MFS transporter permease subunit, which translates to MSTANPPTPATGKQGVVFWAILTTSVASFMAGLDNLVIITALPTISEKLGGSLSDLEWTVNAYTLSFAVLMMFGAALGDRFGRRKVFSLGLLLFTGASAAAALAPGVNELIAARAVQGAGAAIIMPLSVTLLTAAVPAEKRGAALGIWGAVNGLSIAAGPLVGGAIVEHLSWQWIFWLNVPIGLALAPLSWRKLAESRIANSRLDAIGTVLASAGLFGIVLGLIKGHEKGWTSAFTLTALIGGAAVMVAFVVWENHTEHPMVPMRLFRIKAFTAINLAGALMSVGMFGAIFLMTQFLQNIQGYTAMEAGVRLLAWTAMPMVVAPIAGMVSDRIGGKPVVTLGLGMMTAGMVYWAFVLEPDVSYVAQLPSLMICGAGMAMFYAPLMNLTMGSVAEHEQGIASGVTAATREVGAALGVALLASIFSANGGYASPQNFVDGLVPAMWVGAIAVALATFSMLLAPGRRATGTAVAAKAAAPAAEPETAPEPAAPVH; encoded by the coding sequence ATGAGCACCGCGAACCCCCCAACTCCGGCCACAGGGAAGCAGGGGGTGGTCTTCTGGGCCATCCTCACGACCAGCGTCGCTTCCTTCATGGCGGGCCTGGACAACCTGGTCATCATCACCGCGCTGCCCACCATCAGCGAGAAGCTGGGCGGCAGCCTCAGTGACCTCGAGTGGACGGTCAACGCGTACACGCTGTCCTTCGCCGTCCTCATGATGTTCGGTGCCGCGCTCGGCGACCGCTTCGGCCGGCGCAAGGTCTTCTCCCTCGGCCTGCTGCTCTTCACCGGCGCCTCCGCGGCCGCCGCGCTCGCCCCGGGCGTGAACGAGCTGATCGCCGCCCGTGCCGTCCAGGGCGCCGGCGCGGCCATCATCATGCCGCTGTCCGTGACGCTGCTGACCGCCGCCGTCCCCGCCGAGAAGCGCGGCGCCGCGCTCGGCATCTGGGGCGCGGTCAACGGGCTCTCGATCGCCGCGGGCCCGCTCGTCGGCGGTGCCATCGTCGAGCACCTGTCCTGGCAGTGGATCTTCTGGCTCAACGTGCCCATCGGCCTGGCCCTGGCCCCGCTGTCGTGGCGCAAGCTCGCCGAGAGCAGGATCGCGAACTCCCGGCTCGACGCGATCGGCACCGTCCTCGCCAGCGCCGGTCTCTTCGGCATCGTCCTCGGCCTGATCAAGGGCCACGAGAAGGGCTGGACCTCGGCGTTCACGCTCACCGCGCTCATCGGCGGCGCGGCCGTCATGGTGGCGTTCGTCGTGTGGGAGAACCACACCGAGCACCCCATGGTCCCGATGCGGCTCTTCCGCATCAAGGCGTTCACCGCGATCAACCTCGCCGGCGCGCTGATGTCGGTCGGCATGTTCGGCGCGATCTTCCTGATGACGCAGTTCCTGCAGAACATCCAGGGCTACACCGCGATGGAGGCCGGCGTCAGGCTGCTCGCCTGGACCGCCATGCCGATGGTCGTCGCACCGATCGCGGGCATGGTCTCCGACCGCATCGGCGGCAAGCCGGTGGTCACCCTCGGCCTCGGCATGATGACCGCGGGCATGGTCTATTGGGCGTTCGTCCTGGAACCCGACGTCTCCTACGTCGCCCAGCTGCCGTCGCTGATGATCTGCGGCGCGGGCATGGCCATGTTCTACGCCCCGCTGATGAACCTCACCATGGGCTCGGTCGCCGAGCACGAGCAGGGCATCGCCTCCGGAGTCACCGCCGCCACCCGTGAGGTCGGCGCCGCCCTCGGTGTCGCCCTGCTGGCGTCGATCTTCAGCGCCAACGGCGGCTACGCCTCCCCGCAGAACTTCGTCGACGGACTGGTGCCGGCCATGTGGGTGGGCGCGATCGCCGTCGCCCTCGCCACGTTCTCCATGCTGCTGGCCCCCGGCCGGCGCGCCACCGGGACCGCCGTCGCGGCGAAGGCGGCCGCCCCGGCCGCCGAGCCGGAGACCGCCCCCGAACCGGCGGCCCCGGTGCACTGA
- a CDS encoding nuclear transport factor 2 family protein, whose product MASEEHGFTLPGADLPAPDADLRARREAVVAAHTIAETVWDIPGVMATFPRGAVYRIQAFEESPFVGEDAIRKGYFNDMQEAFPNLEHELHHVHHTPTAVILEAQARGKQEADWRGIPNKGKSIDAPVAVFFHFDGDVLIDETLYFDVATFQRQLG is encoded by the coding sequence ATGGCCAGCGAAGAGCACGGATTCACTCTCCCCGGCGCGGATCTTCCGGCGCCCGACGCCGACCTGCGTGCCCGGCGCGAGGCGGTCGTCGCCGCCCACACCATCGCGGAGACCGTCTGGGACATCCCCGGAGTGATGGCCACCTTCCCGCGTGGTGCCGTCTACCGGATCCAGGCCTTCGAGGAGAGCCCGTTCGTCGGTGAGGACGCCATCCGCAAGGGCTACTTCAACGACATGCAGGAGGCGTTCCCCAACCTGGAGCACGAGCTGCACCACGTGCACCACACGCCGACCGCGGTGATCCTGGAGGCCCAGGCGCGCGGCAAGCAGGAAGCCGACTGGCGCGGCATACCCAACAAGGGCAAGTCCATCGACGCGCCCGTGGCGGTCTTCTTCCACTTCGACGGCGACGTCCTGATCGACGAGACCCTGTACTTCGACGTCGCCACCTTCCAGCGTCAGCTCGGCTGA
- a CDS encoding cupin domain-containing protein gives MASPGDTLRLGEDRLTFLTTAAQTGGAYVEVAVDYAPAVIKPPAHYHPKQTELMKVESGRVKVLLDGKLHEYGPGEEFYIPPGVVHSLWNPGPETTRIVWRTTPAFRTETVFETLWGLTNEGRLRPDGTPRLQMPLLALEFRDEYRVVTGRPFLVDMALCAALSPVSLACGYRSTYRPPQVEEERKEEHQGEHLSV, from the coding sequence GACCACGGCGGCCCAGACGGGCGGCGCGTACGTGGAGGTGGCGGTGGACTACGCCCCGGCCGTCATCAAGCCGCCGGCCCACTACCACCCCAAGCAGACCGAGCTGATGAAGGTGGAGAGCGGCCGGGTCAAGGTCCTGCTCGACGGCAAGCTGCACGAATACGGTCCCGGCGAGGAGTTCTACATCCCGCCGGGTGTCGTGCACTCGCTGTGGAACCCGGGCCCGGAGACCACCCGGATCGTCTGGCGCACCACACCGGCGTTCCGCACCGAGACCGTCTTCGAGACCCTGTGGGGGCTGACCAACGAGGGCCGGCTGCGCCCCGACGGCACCCCCCGGCTCCAGATGCCGCTGCTGGCCCTGGAGTTCCGCGACGAGTACCGGGTCGTGACCGGCCGGCCGTTCCTGGTGGACATGGCGCTGTGCGCGGCGCTCTCCCCCGTATCGCTGGCCTGCGGCTACCGCTCCACCTACCGTCCGCCGCAGGTCGAGGAGGAGCGGAAGGAGGAGCACCAGGGGGAACACCTGTCCGTCTGA